The region GCTACTAGACTGGGTGCTCCTGTGCCAACTTCAACAGAAGCCAAGGCAAGCCTCCCGACAGTCGTTTCATAGCCTCCCAGTTTCCCCGATGCATTCTTTGCAGCCAAGTCCTGCTTTGCTGCTGCGATACTCTGCGGCAGCGCATTTCGGAAAACGTGAACCGTCGAGTCGAACGCTAGTTTCGGAAGCGCAGCGAGCCCATACCCCATCGCTTTCCAATTGTTACCCGCTGCCGTGTTTGCTTTCGATTTTCTCAACAGCCCATTGTCGTTTGGATCGTCGATACTAAAGCCTGATCTGTCCGTAAAAGTCAGCGGATTGTTGGCGACGTAGCTATACCGGTTGTAGCTCTGCAAGTTTCCCGGAGCCTGCACTACGATGTCGGCAGACAGCATTCGACCCAAGAGGGGATCGTAGATGCGCCCGTTCATATTCACCAACTCCAAGCCGTCCATCATCTCATGGCCGGTAAACCCACGGGGCGTGAGGGTGTTCAGGTCGTAGGTTGACGTCGAAGGTGTGCCGTTCCATGTTGCGGGATCGCGGCGCTGGCCCCAGGCGTCTTCGCTGTAGCGGCCGCTCTGGCCGCTCGCGCTGCGGGCGGTGACCGCGCTGGCGTCGCCGTAGCGCGTGATGCTCTCGATGGAGCCGAGATGATCGTGATGGTAAACCCAGGTCTCGGGAGTGCCGCCTTGGTTGAGCGAAGGAATCTCGACGGCGCCGACGGTGCCCTCGGGCGCGGACACGTAGAGGCGCACGGTCTTTTGCTGCCACACTGGCGCGCCGGTGGCGGCGGTGTTGACGTAGTCGACTTCCATCGCCGCACCGACGGCGTAGAGCTTTTTGCGCGTGTAGTGTGAAGGCGCAGAGCTGGCGCCGCCGCTCATGGCGTCGAACTCCAAGTGTGCCACGCGCGAGCGGTGCGCGTCGTAGAGAAATTCGCTGCCGGTGGTGACCGAACCGACGGTCTTGGCCATCCAGCGGGGTTTGTCGAAGCCGGTCCATTTCAACGACCATTTCTGCCAGTCGGTATTCCCTTCGGTGCCCTTGGTCCGCGTCTCGAGGTTGCCGTTGGCGTCGTAACCCATCGTGTAGCCGAAGGCGCTGGTGACGGCGTGAGGCTTCGTTGTGCTGTAGATGTAGGTGTCGCTGTCCGCGCCGGCGACGCTCTTCTTCGTCGCGATGTTGCCGTTGGCTTCATAGGTGGTGTCACCTTGCGTCGTCGAACTGGTCAGGCGATTGAGTGAATCGTAACCTAGGGTTTCGGTGAGGTCGCCGCTCGTGCGTTTACGCAAATTGCCGAGGCCGTCGAAGGTGACGCCGAGATTCTGGATGTCGGTGTCGCCCGCGGCCGGGCCGGTTTTGATCGAGGTGAGCACCCCGTCGCTGGCGCGATAGGCGCGCATCGTCCAATGTCCGGAGCCCTTCTGGATTTTGACGGGGCGGTCGAGGTGATCATAGCCATCGGTGGCGGCTGCCTGCCACCAGACGCGCGCCGCCGTGTCGGCGATTTGCGTGACGTGACTCTGGTCGTCGTAGCTGTAGGTGAAGCCGAAGTTTTCCCAGAGGTAGGGATAATCGCCGGGCGCTTCGTGCGCCGCAGGTCGCCAATAGTAGCGAACCGTCGCAGGACGACTGACGCTGTCGTATTTGGTATGTGTGTAGAACCATTTGCCGTCGATCGTTGTGAGCACGATTTCCGGGCGTCCCTTCGAATCGTAATAGAAATATTTCGTGCTTCCGGGGTCGGTGTAGCCGGGGGCATTGCTGAGAGCGTGTTCTTCGCGGGCGAGAGAACCAATCCAACCTTTGGTCGCCGCGACATCGTAGTAAAACCACGATGCTGCTTCCACAGGCGCGCCAGTGCCGAACTGGGTAGTGGTGCGGGTTTGCGGCCGACCTAAGTGATCGAACGCGGATTCGGTGACAGCTTTGTTTGCATCTTTCTGGCTAACGACCTGGCCGAGAGCGTTGTTGGTGTAGGTCCAAGCGCCTTTGTCGGGGTCGGTGAGCGTCGCCTGTCGTCCGAGCGCGTCGTAAGTGGCGGTAATTTTTTGCGTCTGCCCCTTGAGGATCGTCTCTCGCATCCGGCCGAAGCCATCGAGCTTGAACTCGAGCGAAGCGGTGCTGCTGCCGCCGGTGGTGGCGCTGATCGTGCCCGGCGAATTGTCGGCGTTCCACACCTTCACGGTGCGTCCCTTGGCGTCAACGAGGGTCGTGGTGGCTTGCGCTTCCGGATTCACCCCGCCGAGAGTGTCCGCATCGACTGAGACCGTTGTCGTTCGGCCGTTGTAGGTGGTCGAGGTGACGGTGCCATTGGGAGCGGTTACAGTGCTGACGCGCCCGAGCGCGTCGTAGGTGGTTTTCGTCCAGAGCTTGTTGGTGTCCGTAGTTTCCGAGGTGTAGGCATTCGAGACGGCGACGATCTGCCCGAGAGAATTGTAGGCGGTATCGGTGGTGGAGGTCTGCGAGGCGTAACCCTCTTTCACGACTCGGATCGCTCGTCCCAAGCGATCAAAATACGTGGTGACCGTCGGCTGGCCTGTGGCCGTCACTTGGACTTTGTAGACCGACGTGAGCGCAAGACCGGTAACTCCGGTCGGCGGTGAAACGCTGGCGCTGGAGTCCAGCGAATAGGTGGTGTCAGTTTGGAGACTCTTGAGCACGTCCTGGACCTGCGTGACGCGACCAAGGGCGTCGTAGATCGTGGTGGTTTCGGCGGCGTTGGGATCGGTGACGTTCGTGGGCAGACCGAGAATCGGATCGTAAACGATTTTGGTCGCATGCAGGTAAGGGGCGGCGTTCTGGACCGTCTTCGGCAAATCGAACGTCGCGTCGAAATCGTAGTCGGTCTCGGAGCCGGCCTTGAACGGGACAGACGAGGTGGAGTAGCTGCCAATGGTCTGAAGGCCGGTGGCAGTCGTGTTGGCGATCTCGGTTTTATACACGCGGCCCCGCGTGTCGCGCGAGTAAGTGGTGGTGAGATCGAGGTCGGTCTCGTCGGCGTCGATCGTCTCGGTCTCCACCAGCGGAGTCTGCACGACACCGTCGATCCAATAGCCGAAAGTTTTCTTGGGCGACGCCTCGGGCGCGGCGCTTGTGCCGTAGCCGCCGCCCCACACGAAAGTCTGCACGTCCTTCACCAGACCGGTTAGCCCACCAGAGGCAGGATGATAACTGGTGACGACTTTCTCGCCGTAATCGTCGCCATAGTCTGTCGTGAGCGTCGTGAGATTCCCGTAGGTGATTTTGCGCGGAAGATGACCAGAAATTGTCGAAAACGTCATGACTCCCGTGACGGCATTCGCTCCGGTCGACGTCGTGTCCGATGAATTGAACGACTCCGGCAAGGCCGTATGCACCGATGTCTCCTCATCGAACAAAGACTCGGCGGTGATTTTGATATATTCGCCGCTTTCCTTGGTCCGCGGGAACAGCGCCTCTGGCTGAGATGAAGGCGAGGCGAGGTTCAGCGTGAAGTGGGCGGTGGTTGAATCTTCCCAGCGGTATTCCGTCGCGCGTGAGATGTAGGGCCAGACCGTGCCCCACGCGGTCGGGTCGTCTTTGGATTTCACGACCTCATCGAAGACAACAGTGTTGTCGTGCGAGGAGAGGATGCGGAATTGAGCTTTGGTGCCGTTCGCCTCGGCTCCCTCGACCGGTCCTTCCCAGTAGCGATAGGTCTCCTCACGAGCGGTCAGACCCGTCATCGGAAACGACTGCGCGAGGAACTGATATTTGAAGAGTTTGGTTTGTTGGTCGAGAGTGACGAAGGCGTGGAAACCAAGGCTGCCGCGGCCGGAAAGATCCACGCGATTGCCAGCGTATTGGTAGCTGAGATGCTGGCGCTCATCGCCGGCGAAATTGCCGCCATTGTCCCGATACAAATCCGCCACAACTACTTGGCGACGGCTCTCGCGAATGGGATAGGCTACTGTCGCACCGGAGGTATAGATGGCGTCGGACGAGATTGGTGCGTAGATAAGCGCCGTTTGTGCACCCAGCCCATTGGCGATATCGACGATGCGGTGATTGTCGGTATGCGCAGCGGCGGCAATTGCGCACGCTTCCGGAAGCTCGAAAATGGTGGAATTCCGCCGTAGCAGAAGGATGCTCTCGGCCCCGTTTCCTTGGCCATCGATGGCCGCGACATCCCAGCCGAAATCGCCGGCGACGTTGTATTCCGTGCTGTCGCTGCTGGAATCAATCAGGGCAATTGGATTGGCCGTGTCGAATCCTCCTGCCTTTGCGAGGACGCAACGCCAACCTTTGGTCGGCGAATACCACGCGAAATCCTTCCTGCCGTCGGCGTTCCGATCCAGGAGCAGAACCGCGCTAATATCGAATCCCTTAACACTCTGAAATGTCTCGGTCGTTGTTTCGAAATTCTCGACGAGAACGTCGACCGTGCCGGATCGCTGGATAAACGTGTCGACCACACTACCGTCCACTGAGATGGCCGCAGGTAGTGTGGCAAAGGCAGTAGAGTCAAAATGCCCGTCGCCCTTGGAGAGCGCAACCCGCCAACCCGACTGCGCATCGAACTGCCCTCCTGCATACCGAGTGGCTTGGAAACAGAGGACATCGTCCAAGCCGTCTCCGTTGATATCGCCCACAAGGGAACGGAAGCCACCGGAGCCGTCGG is a window of Opitutia bacterium DNA encoding:
- a CDS encoding VCBS repeat-containing protein; protein product: MRSIFSPSPRRCVAMLSTLLAMFAASVALDAADLVGTLPGSVSVDNRGAANYTIQLRVPPGRQGVQPQLALTYNSQSGDGPLGVGFSISTGFPQAITRGRSILARDNEVRGVTFTADDQLYLEGKRLILTSSTNTHFKPGSTYRTEVDSFVTISASGADNNVDTFVMEDKEGMKYTFGKYSNTTDGFQSAGGETTGAAYAYALKRVEDRTGNFLSFTYADQGEGEHLLTKIDYTGGSESIDPQAYLSFTYEARTNVAQNYLAGRHVNSTKRLASIEGYIKVGSSDKLATKYSLAYEDAATAGRTHLKSITPAFANPQSANYDLQSAPGTVVTWGAAPTVLSAPGAAFEPSSSHTLRANWQGDFNGDGRSDVLFLEGTNYVVATPNGDGSWSSYTAPVGTWGVFGWGPGPVAVGDFNGDGKSDLVWHNYGTSNPAQNQGWYLALSTGTGFADRVPMSTKGGVVSYLDLENRGLPGSAVVVDLDGDGIDELIYQEMAVQSIAGFGLPPPIITIDGFESAYRWAENQMTGSAGTISVNTANGTLHWVQPILSGANITFTDTELPNLPLPDPGLGRGYTLQRCDLDGDGRSDLIATQNELDASDPYHPSVFLSMHALRNTGNGTFGFVETIGNFGQSYGGTDGSGGFRSLVGDINGDGLDDVLCFQATRYAGGQFDAQSGWRVALSKGDGHFDSTAFATLPAAISVDGSVVDTFIQRSGTVDVLVENFETTTETFQSVKGFDISAVLLLDRNADGRKDFAWYSPTKGWRCVLAKAGGFDTANPIALIDSSSDSTEYNVAGDFGWDVAAIDGQGNGAESILLLRRNSTIFELPEACAIAAAAHTDNHRIVDIANGLGAQTALIYAPISSDAIYTSGATVAYPIRESRRQVVVADLYRDNGGNFAGDERQHLSYQYAGNRVDLSGRGSLGFHAFVTLDQQTKLFKYQFLAQSFPMTGLTAREETYRYWEGPVEGAEANGTKAQFRILSSHDNTVVFDEVVKSKDDPTAWGTVWPYISRATEYRWEDSTTAHFTLNLASPSSQPEALFPRTKESGEYIKITAESLFDEETSVHTALPESFNSSDTTSTGANAVTGVMTFSTISGHLPRKITYGNLTTLTTDYGDDYGEKVVTSYHPASGGLTGLVKDVQTFVWGGGYGTSAAPEASPKKTFGYWIDGVVQTPLVETETIDADETDLDLTTTYSRDTRGRVYKTEIANTTATGLQTIGSYSTSSVPFKAGSETDYDFDATFDLPKTVQNAAPYLHATKIVYDPILGLPTNVTDPNAAETTTIYDALGRVTQVQDVLKSLQTDTTYSLDSSASVSPPTGVTGLALTSVYKVQVTATGQPTVTTYFDRLGRAIRVVKEGYASQTSTTDTAYNSLGQIVAVSNAYTSETTDTNKLWTKTTYDALGRVSTVTAPNGTVTSTTYNGRTTTVSVDADTLGGVNPEAQATTTLVDAKGRTVKVWNADNSPGTISATTGGSSTASLEFKLDGFGRMRETILKGQTQKITATYDALGRQATLTDPDKGAWTYTNNALGQVVSQKDANKAVTESAFDHLGRPQTRTTTQFGTGAPVEAASWFYYDVAATKGWIGSLAREEHALSNAPGYTDPGSTKYFYYDSKGRPEIVLTTIDGKWFYTHTKYDSVSRPATVRYYWRPAAHEAPGDYPYLWENFGFTYSYDDQSHVTQIADTAARVWWQAAATDGYDHLDRPVKIQKGSGHWTMRAYRASDGVLTSIKTGPAAGDTDIQNLGVTFDGLGNLRKRTSGDLTETLGYDSLNRLTSSTTQGDTTYEANGNIATKKSVAGADSDTYIYSTTKPHAVTSAFGYTMGYDANGNLETRTKGTEGNTDWQKWSLKWTGFDKPRWMAKTVGSVTTGSEFLYDAHRSRVAHLEFDAMSGGASSAPSHYTRKKLYAVGAAMEVDYVNTAATGAPVWQQKTVRLYVSAPEGTVGAVEIPSLNQGGTPETWVYHHDHLGSIESITRYGDASAVTARSASGQSGRYSEDAWGQRRDPATWNGTPSTSTYDLNTLTPRGFTGHEMMDGLELVNMNGRIYDPLLGRMLSADIVVQAPGNLQSYNRYSYVANNPLTFTDRSGFSIDDPNDNGLLRKSKANTAAGNNWKAMGYGLAALPKLAFDSTVHVFRNALPQSIAAAKQDLAAKNASGKLGGYETTVGRLALASVEVGTGAPSLVANVDRIPKIVSGFPGKITGDVKAAIKNPTVSNVANVAEDAAIVYGGVKLTQGLAGGIKGALASGESSVAAAQIANPVPQTVARVIPNGLKTTTLGAPSAPDVFVADAAQLKGLNAQQVATVLTIPESPTGFKVIEFPTPEGLATPINRTNPGFVGKGQTAGKASEFVVPNGPIPEKATITEVH